In Streptomyces sp. NBC_00341, the DNA window GCCCGCACTGCCGGCCGACAGCAGGGTGGGCGTGACGGTCGCGGAGCCCAGGCCGGAGTCGGTGCTGTCGACGGCACCCATCGCGGCCCCGAGACCGGCGATGGACAGCACCTGGTGAGCGGCCTCGACCGCGGCGTTGATCCCCTTCTGCGGTTCCAGACCGGCGTGCGCCGCCCTGCCATGTACGACGACCTCGTACCGGGAAGTGCCCTTGCGGGCGGTCTTGAGCGCACCCTCGTCGTCCGCGGACGGTTCCAGAACAAGGGCGGCCGCGCACCCCCGCACGGATTCCTCGATCAGTTGCCGGGAGGTCGCCGAGCCGACCTCCTCGTCCCCGTTGACCAGTACGCCCACCCCGTCCAAGGACGGAAGCGAGGCCAGGGCGTGGAACATCTGCACCAGGCCCGCCTTCATGTCCAGGACCCCTGGGCCGCGGGCGATCCCGTCGGTCACCGACCAGGGGTGGCTCTCGATCGACCCCATGGGCCACACCGTGTCGTGGTGTCCTATCAACAGGACCCGAGGGGTGCCGAACGTCCACCGCAGATGGGTCACACCGTCGATCACGATCGTCTCCGGCCCGGCCCCCAGCAGCCTCGTCCCGAGCGCGCCCACCACCTCGGCGCTCCGCGCCACCGCCGCGTGGTCGGCAGAGAAGGACTCGCAGCGCACGAGTTCCGCCAGATCGGCCAGCATCGCCGGCAGCAGGATTGCGGCCCCCCGGGTCATCGGTCCCGCTCCACGCCAACTCCTGGTCGTGCTAACCGTCGTGACAACACATTTCCCCCTCGGACGTCCTGGGCACTGGTGCGGCGGGGCCGTTCCCGCTGCGAAGTCCCGCCGCGTGACCGACGTTAGGGCGGGCCAAGGCATTCCACCAGCGACTGGATTGCATGGGACCCATGCACCTGGAGAATGGGTTGTGGGAAGACGGGCGATGCCCGGAGGATCGTGAAAGGGGAGAGACGTGTTCGAGGTCGACGCACTTCGGCTGCTCGTGGCCGTGGCAGAGGCCGGATCGTTCACCAAGGCGGCGGTCCGGCTCAATTACACCCAGTCCGCGGTCTCCCGGCGGATCGCCGCGCTGGAACAGCAGGCGGGCGGCCCGCTGTTCGAACGGCTCCCTCGGGGCGTACGGCTCAATCCCCGCGGCCGGACACTGCACCGGCACGCCGTGGAGGTGCTCGACCGGCTGTCCCGGGCGGCCCGGGAGCTGGCCGTGCTGAACGCGGGGAACGGCGGACTGCTGCACACGGGAGCCTTCGCCACTGCCAACATCTCGCTCGTGCCCACCGCCCTGCGGGCACTCCAGCACGCCAAGCCGGATGTCGAGGTCATCGCGGTCGAGGGCTGGACCGACACGCTGATGGAACGCCTCCAGGACGGGGCGTTGGACCTTGCTGTCGTCAGCGACTACCCGTCTGGTCTGCCGTCGGCTGCCGGTGTCACGACGACCATGCTGTGCGAGGACGAACTGTTCGTGGCCCTCCCCCGCGCGCACCGCCTGGCCGGAGCCCCATCGGTCGACCTGCGTGAACTGCGGGACGAGGCATGGCTTCACAGCGCGTACGGCGACCGTCCTACGATGCTCGCCGATGCCTGCGCACGGGCGGGCTTCACCCCCAGGAAGATCATCCGGATCGCGGAATGGACCGGGAAGTTCGGCTACGCCGCCGCCGGACTTGGGGTGGCGCTGGTCCCCTCGCTGGCCGCCCGGGCGGTCCCCGACGAACTCGTCCTGTGCCGCCTCACCGACCCGGCCCTGCGCCGGACCGTCCATGTGGCGCTGCCTGCAGCCCCGCTGCCGGCGGCGCTGACACTGAGGGACCTGCTGCACGACGCCGTTGACTGAACCAACGGCTCCAGGCCGCTGCGGCCTCCCTTGTGGCGACACCGGGGCACGGCATGATCCCCGGACATGACCTGGCCGGATCCGTCGAGGAAGTGACAGGGAGCTGAGAACCCGCTGAGCGCGTCCAGGATGCGCGTTCCGTGACCGCTGCGACTAGCCTGTCGCGGTGATGACCTCGGTACTGGCGATCGCCCTCCAGGACACGAATCAGCCCCTGCTGCGTCCACTGCCGATCGCAGCAGCCGACGTGCTCCACAACGTTGACGCCCCGCCACGTCTGGTCGCCCATCTGCGAGCAGTCCATGACGTGGCCGGGCAGCTCCTGGAATGGATCGCTGGACGCGACCTCGACCTCGGCATCAGCCCGGAGGCCGTTCTCTTCGGAGCCGCGACCCACGACATCGGAAAGACTCTGCACCCCGCCGAGTTGTCCGCGGCCGGCTCGCAGCACGAAGAAGCCGGCCGTGAGCTGCTGATGGCCCAGGGCGTCGATTCCGTCATGGCACGCTTCGCCGCGACCCACGCCGCTTGGACCACCGAAGAGGCCGGGATGGAAGACCTCCTGGTCAGCCTGGCCGACAAGATCTGGAAGAACAAGCGGGTCCCCGAACTCGAAGACCTTGTCGTCGCCCGACTCGCAGCGGCGAGCGGAAGGCCGGTCTGGGAGGAGTTCCTCGACCTGGACAGCGTGCTCGCCCGCATCGGTGACCAGGCCGACGAACGCCTCGCCTTCCAGATGTCCTACCCGACAGTCGGGAGCGGCCGTCGACTGCCGGACCTCCCGGACGCGCTCGCGACATGGTTCGCCAGGAACGGAGCGGGTCTCCGCACGCGTGGGATCAGCGCTGAACTGCGGCACTCCCCAGAAGACGGCCGGCTCAAGAACAGCTCATGGCTGACGGTCGAGGCCGGGGACCGGGTCACACGGATCACCGTCTGGAACAGTGGTGAAGCCGAACTCGACTTCGTGGACCTCGGCAGCGGTGACCACCGTCCCGTGCACCGGGACCTCCGAACCGAGCAAGAACTCCAGGCCCTCCTCGTATCCGTACTCGACTGGATCGACCCCGGGACAAAGGGCTGACCACGAGGGCCGACCGGTTCCCCATGCCCGGCCGCGTTCGGCCCCCTTGTTGAACTGGGTTACGTGCAGCCTACGTTCGCCCGGATCGCGGAACGGGCCGGGTTGAGCAGCAACCGGCTGATCTCGTATCACTTCGCCGGGAGGAGTGAGCTGATCGCCGCTCTTGTCGCGGAGGCGTACGCGGACATCACCCGGCACATGACCGAGCGCACCCGTGCGGCGACCGGGCCCCGCGAAGCGCTGCACGCGTACATCCGCGCGCTGGCCGGCTACATCGCCGAGCATCCGAAGCGGATGCGCACGCTCATGTCGGTGTTCCTGGACCACCGGGCCGAGGACGGCGGGCGCAGTTACGGCGGGGGCGACGAGCGCGATGCGGTCGACCCGGTGCGGCGGGTCCTGGCGGAGGGGCAGCGTACGGGTGAGTTCCGTGTGTTCGACAGCTTCGTGATGGCGACGACGATCCAGCGCTCCATCGACGGGCTGCCGTTCCTGCTGCGTTCCGAACCCGACCTCGATCTGGCGTCGTACGCAGAGGAGTTGGTCGAGCTGTTCGACCGTGCGACCTGCTGCTCGGGCGGGCACGCCGGGCGGGTGGCGGCTCCGTCGCCCTGGAGATCGGCCGGCCGTGACGGTTCACGGTCAGGCGGTAGCGTGCGGCCATGACTTGGCGTGGACCGACGTACAGGATGGTGGACGGAGAGAGGATCGACGGGGCCTGGTCTCACATCTGGCGGAGGTATCTACCGGACGGTGAGTACTACCTCGACGACCTGATCGTCTTCGCGGACGGAACGATCACCTGCGGAGAACGTACGGACCTGGCCGGCCTGGAGAAGTTGCTCGCGGCGGGCCGGCTCGCGGTGAGCAACTCCACGACTCCAGTGCTTCCCGACGAACCGTCGAAGTGGGCCTCTCGTCGTGGCGAGCCGCTGACTCCGGAGGGTTTTCTTCTGGAGGTCGCGGACCGCATCGAAGCGCTCAACCAGCGGCCGACTGCCGACGAGCGTTGCTGGGACGCGATCCGCCGCTTTCAGCAGGAGCCGACCGAGTCCGGTCGGGCGCTGCTCCGGGCGGCGTACCTGGCGGTTCCACCGCATCTGCGGATCTACGTGCTCGGGGACATGGACCGTCAGGACCGTCCTCTGCGGATCCTGCTCACGGACATCGGTGAGGCCGTCGACGGCGATGGACCCGTAGTGACGGCGGAGAGGCACAGGGACGCCCTGGACTACTTCAACCGCGGAGACCAGGGTGTCCGGAGCGAACAGGAGCGGCAGGCCGTCCTGCACGCCGACGACCCTTCTGGGCCGGGCCGAGCGGTGCTCACCTCGCACGAGACCGTCTACCCGCGGGGCTGGCCCGAACAGCCGGGGCTGTTCATGCTCCGCAACGAATTCCCGGCGCAGATCACGTTCGCCGGCGAGTCCTACGCGTCCGTGCTCCACGGATACTGGGCGCTGTCAGCGGCCGATGCCTCGGACAGCGCCGCGATCCGGGATGCGGCGTCCGGTCGGGAGGCGCATGAGCGGGGTGGCCGGGCGGCGCACCGGACTGACTGGCCGGACGTACGGCTCGCGGTCATGGCGGGGCTGCTTCGCGCGAAGTTCACGCAGCACCCCGGACCCGCCCAGGTACTCCTCTCCACGGGGGACGCCAGGATCAGCTACACCGGCTTGTCGGACTCGCCCTTCTGGCGGGATGATTCCGACGGCCGGGGACGGAACTGGATGGGGCGGCTGCTTGAGCTGACCCGCTCCGAGCTCGTCGCCCAGCAGGCTCTCCGGACTTGAGGGGCAGGCGTGCGGACCGCGTCTGTCCGCTACGGCGAACCTTCCGACTGCGGCGGACCGGCGGAGGAACCCGGCCACGCCACGTCGTCGAACCCGAGCCACGGCGCGGCGGCAACGGCGGTGGGGGTCACGCCGGTGAACGCCCTGACCTCGCGGTGGAGGTGGGACTGGTCGACGTAGCCGGTCGCGGCCGCCACCGTAGCGGCGGCGTCACCGGCCGCGAGCAGGTGAGCGGCGTGGTCGAAACGGACCAGCCGGGCGGCGAGCTTGGGGGTGAGGCCGACCTGGGACCGGAAGCGGGACCAGAGGCGTTTACGGCTCCACCCCAACTCGCCCGCCAGATCGTCCACCCGTACCTGCCCCCGGCCGTTGAGCATCCGCGACCAGGCGGCGGCGACCTCCGGGTCGCGCGGTGGACGGGCGTCCAGTCGCCGGCCGAGGACGTCCGCCACGATCGTGAACCGCTCGTCCCACGACGTGGCGGCGCGCAGTCTGTCCTCGGTCCGCCCGGCGTCGCGCCCCCAGACGTCTGCCAGCGGGACCACTGAGCCGACGAGTTCGGTCGACGCGCCGAGCACCGTGGCCGCCACGATCGGCGAGAGCCGGATCTGGAGGCACCGGCACTGTTCGGTCTCCGGGCCGCTGACCCGGAGGATTCCCGGGGTCAGTCCGACGACGACGCTGCCGCGTTCGCGCCGCCCGTGGGCGTCGTAAGCGGGGCCGGCTCCCTCGCTCAGGTCCACGAACAGGGTGACCGACGGGTGCGCGACCATGGTGATGTCCACGAGCGCCGGGACGCGTTGGGCGAACCCGGCCATGGTGATGCCGGGAAGCCGCTGCGACTTCCGTGGAACGGCGACTTCCACTGATGTCCAGTCGGGTGACCCGGTGGTCCACACGGCACCAGGGTAGCGAGCGGTGTCAGCGGTGGGCAGCCGCGAAGGCCAGCAGCCGTTCGCCGGTCTCCTGCGGCGCTTCGAGCATGGGGAGGTGCCCGACGCCGGGCAGCTGCTCGACGCGCGCGTTCGGCACCGTCTCGTAGCGGTGTGCCGAAGACGGGTCCCAGCGGCGGTCGGCCGCGCCGAAGATCACCAGGACCGGGACGTCGAGGGAGGCGAGGCGCTCGGGCACGCTCCGCTCGGCGATGTACGCGGTGTTCCGGCGCAGCACGGTCCTGAACGTGCGGTAGCCGATGCTCCGGGCCTCGGCGATCAGTTCGTCCGGGATCTCCACCGGGCGGTTGCACACCGAGGTCATCCCCCTGCGGAGCATCGAGTCCGAGCGGATCGACCAGAGGAGCCGGCCCAGCGGCGGGGCGATCAGCGCCCGGAGGACGGCGGGCTGAGGAAGGAGCGCGTCGGGACTCGGGCCGCTGCTGATCAGCGCGAGCGAACCGACCAGGTCCGGGCGTTGTTCGGCGAGCGCGGTGGCGATGTAGCCCCCGCTGGAGTGCCCGACCGCGGTGACCCGGCCGAGGGCGAGCTCGTCGAGCACCGCGGCCAGGCGGCCCGCCTGCTCCGGCACGTCGTACGACGGCGCGGGCGGGGAGTGGCCGTGCCCCGAGAGGTCGACCCGGATGACGTGGTGCCGCGCGGAGAGGGCCGGCACCACCGGTCTCCAGGAGCCGCCGGAGGATCCCGATCCGTGGATGAGCAGCAGCGGCGGGGCCTGCCGCGGGCCGTGGTGGACCACGTGCATCCCGTGCGAGTGCGTGACGCCTTCATGTCCCATGTACGGGACGATGCCTGTGCGGACGGCGATCGGTCTTGTACAAATGTCGTCGCCAAGGGCTGTCCCACCCATGCCGCCCGGTCATCGAGTGACGAGGCGCGGCCCCTCCCGCTGCTGAGGGCGGGAGGCGCGGGCCCCCGCCCTCAGTCGGGCTGGAAGAACTCAAGCATCCGCCGGCCGGCGTCCGGCGACATCAGCAGTTCCTGCATCCTCGCGGACATCCGGGCGGCGGCAGCGGTGCGTTCGAACATCTCGCGTTCGTATTCCTTGACGGCGGCGGGTACGTCGTCCGGGTGCGCGGCCAGCGCGAGGCCGAGCAGGGCGCCGTCGACCAGTGCCATGTTGGCGCCCTCTCCGACCGGCGGCATCAGATGCGCGGCATCACCGAGCAGCGTGACGTCCGGCGCCGACGGCCAGGTCAGGCCGGCCGGGAGCGTGGTGATCGAGCGCGGTACGACCGTGTCGTCGCAGGCCGCGATCAGCGCGGTGAACCGCGCGTCCCAGCCGGGGAGCAGGTCGATCAGCCGTGCACGGGCGGCGGCCGGGTCGTCGAACGGGATACCGCTGGTGGCGAACCAGTCCTCCGCGGTGTTGTAGAAGCTGATGCCGATGCGAACCCGGCCGTCGCCGTTGCGCTGCGCCGCCAGGGAGATTCCGTTGCCGAGCACCCAGTAGTTGCCGCGCCCGACCATCGCCGCGAGGTCGGGGTGCGTGCGGTCGATGTCGGGAATGCCGATCTCGACGACGTTCTGGCCTATGTGCGCCGGGCGGGCGTCGGTGAGCATTGGGCGGACCCGGGACCGCGCGCCGTCCGCGCCCACCAGCAGGTCATACGGTGCGCTGCCGCCTCCGGCGAAGCGCAGCAGGCCGCTGCCGGCGGACTCGAAGGCGTGCCCCCATCGCACCGTCCCCTCGGGGAGGGAGTCCAGCAGCAGGTCGCGCAGATCGGCGCGGTCGATCTCGGGGCGCTCGGACGGGGCGTCGTCGGGCGTGTCCTCCTGGAGGAGCAGGGTGCCGTCGGGCTCCAGGAGGCGCATGTCCTGCCCCGCGCCCCGGGCCAGCGTGTGGAACCGGTCGATCAGACCGGCCTCGCGGAGCGCCCGTTGGCCGGAGTGGATGTCGAGCATGCCGCCCTGACCGCGTGCGTCCCGTGACGATTCCCGTTCGTAGACGGTGGCGTCGATTCCGTTCACGTGCAGCACCCGGGCAAGGGCCAGGCCGCCTGGGCCGGCTCCGACGATGGTCATGGTCATGGGCATGCTCTTCCCCTTCGATACACGAACACGCTGATGCATGAACACGCTGATGCACGAACACGCTGATACGCCGTACTGGCCGATACACTGTATCGCTCGATGCGATGTATTATGAGCGGCATGTTGGTGTGGGAGAGGCCGGAGCCCCCGAATCGCCCGGTACCGGTGCCGTTGAGCCGGGAGGACATCGTGCGAGCGGCGATCCGGCTGGCCGACGCGGACGGCCTGGACGCGGTGTCGCTGCGCAAGGTCGCCACCGCTCTGGATGTCCGTCCGATGCGGCTGTACAGCTACATCGCCGGCAAGGAGGAGCTGCTCGACCTGATGGTCGACGCCGCCCATGCCGAGATCCGGCCGGCCGGAGACGGCTGGCGCGAGGTGCTCCGCTCTCTTGCCGAAGCCACTCGGCACGCCGCTCACGAGCACGAATGGCTCGCGGATCTACTGGGCGGCCGGCCCCAGCTCGGCCCGAACGCGCTGGCCGGCGGGGAGAGAGTGGTGGCCGCTCTGGGCGACATCGGCCTGGACGCCACCATGCCGGTGGTCGCCGCGGTCAACGCGTACGTGATCGGCGCGGTGCGCCGGGAGAACGCCGAGCGGCGTGCCGAACGGGCCACCGGGATGGACGAGAAGCGCTGGCAGGCATCGCTCGGGCCCTATCTGGAGCGGACGTTCGCCACCGGCCGGTTCCCCGCGCTGGCCACGGTGGTGCGCGATGCCGCCCACCTGGACGCCGATCAGACCTTCCGGCTCGGCCTCGACTTCCTGCTCGACGGCATCGAGGCCCGCCTCTCACTGTGACGCGCGGCCGGAGGGCGTGGCGGCTTCGCCACGGATGAGGGCTTCGCCACGGATGAGGTTCTCGCCGCACACTCCGCCGTGTCCCCGCTGTCCGGCCCGTCCGCCCTCTCCCGCTGCACGCCCCTGTACGCCGTCGGCAAACACCCCTGGGACGGCGGCAGTTCCCTGCCAGCATGACCGGATGAGCAACAACACGGCGGTTCGTCGCCTCGACCTGGGGTACTTCGTCCGGCCCGCGTCGGAGAGCGGTGGCCCTCAGCCGCGTGTCGAATCCGTACTCGCCTACCTGGTCCGACGTGACGAGGGGCTGATCCTCTTCGACACCGGTATCGGTGACGCCGGTCCTGATACCGAAGCCCACTACCGCCCACAGCGCCGAGAACTGCGGAGGGCGCTCGCAGCCTCCGGAGTCTCCCTCTCGGATGTGTCCCTGGTGGTGAACTGCCATCTTCACTTCGACCACTGCGGGGGCAATCCGCTGCTGGGCGGCAGGCCGATCCTGGTGCAGGACGTGGAACTGGCCGCCGCACGTCGAGGCGACTACACCGTGGACGAACTCGTCGACTTCCCCGGTGCGACCTACGAGGAGATCTCCGGAGAAGCCGAGGTCTGGCCAGGAGTGTGGATCATCCCCACCCCTGGCCACACCGACGGTCATCAGTCACTGGTGGTCCGGCAGGATGACGGCACCGTCATCCTCGCCGGACAGGCACACGACTTCGCGTCCCACTTCGCAGCCGATCAGCTGGCTCACCACGCCGGACTCCAAGGTCTGGAGCAGCCGCTTCCGACGTACAGGCCGTGGCTGGGGCGGCTCCTGGAGTTCGATCCACGGCGTGTGCTGTTCGCGCACGACTGCTCGGTCTGGGAGCCGCCTTGCTGAGCAGCCGGGAGTCCGGGAGTACAGGGCTCAATCGAGTACGGCGGCGACGGCTTCGATCTCGACGAGCTGGTCCTTGTAGCCGAGCACGGTGACACCCATCAAGGTGCTGGGGACGTCATGGTCGGCGAACGAGTCGCGGACCACCTGCCAGGCGGTCACCAGGTCCTCCTGGCGGGCTGACGCGACGAGGACCCGGGTGCTGATCACGTCCTGGAGAGACGCGCCCGCGGCGGCGAGAGCGGTCCGCATGTTCTCGATCGCTTTCGCCGCCTGGCCCGCGTAGTCCCCGATCGCCGCCGTGGAGCCGTCCTCGTTCAGCGGACACGACCCGGCGAGGAAGATCAGGCGGGCCTCGGCGGGCGCCGTGGCCGCGTAGGCGTACTCGGCGACGTCGGAGAGGGAGTCGGAGCGGATCAGAGTGATGGCACGAGCCATGGTGGCGGGGTCCTTTCCCGTTCGGTGCGGCGGGACGGAGGCCCCGCCTGCCGTGTCATGCCGCCGACCGTCCCGCTGCCGTGGCCGGCTCCCCCAGAGGCAGGCATTCGGCGAGCAGGTCGAGGACGTCGCGCCAGGCTCGCCCCGCGTGCAGCGGATGGTGGCCGACGCCGGGGAGCACGGTGTGGGCGACCGTCGGATGGTGGAAGGCGTGCAGGGCTCCGCCGTAGACGACGAGGCGCCAGTCGACGCCCGCGGCCTGCATCTCGGCGGTGAACGCGTCGCGTTGGGCGGACGACATGATGGGGTCCTCCGAACCGACGCCGGCCCATACCGGGCAGTGAATGCGTGCCGCCTCGCCCGGCCGGCCCGTGTTCAGTCCGTTGACCGTCCCGATCGCGCGGAGGCCGACTCCGTCGCGTCCGAGTTCCAGCGCGATGATGCCTCCGGTGCCGTAGCCGATGGCGGCGATCCGGTCGGGATCGGTCCGTGGTTCGGCGCGCAGCACGTCCAGCGCCGCGTGCCCGATGTCCCGCATCCGGTCGGGGGCGGCGAGCAGCGGGGTCACGTGCGCCAGCATCTGCTGGGGGTCTTCGAAACAGCGCCCGCCGTTGATGTCGAAGGCCAGCGCCACGTATCCCAGCTCGGCCAGGGCGTCGGCACGGCGGCGCTGGATGTCGGTCAGGCCGAGCCCCTCGGGCCCGAGCAGGACCGCGGGTGCGCGGTCGGTGCCGGCCGGGAGCGCGAGGTGCCCGATCATCGTCAGTCCGTCTGCCGGGTACTCGACCGTGCGCGTGGTAACCGTCGTCATATGACTGGACTGTAGTGATCTCCGGGCCCGGCCGGGCGGGACTTCACCCTCGGCGGAACACCGCCGGATGCCCCCTCCCAGAAGGCCTCAAGGGCTGTTGGCGGCCCTCCTGGCCCGGCCGGGTCCGTGCGGGCCCGGGAATGAGCTGGCCCCGGTACGGGCCGGGGCGGTAGTTGTTGACGATGACCACTCCTGCTGAAGAGTTGCTTCCGGCTACGCGGCGCGCCCTGCTGCACCGCATCGCCACCGCCCAGTCCGACGGGCGTTCACCTTCCGTCGTCGCCGCTGTCCGGCGGCAGGGGCAGACCGTCTGGAACGGCGCCCGCACCTGTGTCGACGGCCACGCCCCCGATGACGACACGCAGTTCAGGATCGGATCCCTCACCAAGACGTTCACCGCGGTGCTGGTCCTGCGGCTGCGTGACGAGGGGCTGTTGGATCTGGCCGATCCGCTGGAGAAGCACCTGACCGGAACGGGTTTGGGCGAGGTCACCATTCACCAGCTGTTGGGCCACAGCGCGGGGCTCGGCGCGGAGTCGCCCGCTCCGTGGTGGGAACGGACGCCGGGCAGTCTGCGGCCCGAGCTCACGGATGTGCTCGGTGAGCAGACCCGGATGCACACACCTGGTCGTCGTCACCACTACTCCAACCCCGGATACACGGTGCTCGGAGCGCTGATCGAAGCCGTGCGCGGGGCGTCCTGGGCGCAGGTCCTGAAGCGTGAGCTCCTGGAGCCGCTGGGCATGCACCGTACGAGTCCCGGGCCGGAGGCGCCGCATGCCGGTGGCTGGGCCGTCCACCCGTGGGCGGACGCCATGCTGCCCGAGCCGGCCGAGGACCTCGGACTGATGGCTCCGGCCGGTCAGCTCTGGTCCACCACCGCCGACCTTCTCCGGTTCGCCGCCTTCCTCGCCGAGGGAGACGACCGGGTGCTCTGCGCCGCCTCCGTGGCGGAGATGAAGGCGCCGTCCGCACCCTCTGATCCGGGGGACTGGGAGGGGAATTACGGTCTGGGGCTCCAGGTGATCCACAGGAAGGGCCGCACGCTTGTCGGGCACACCGGGTCGCTCCCCGGATTCCTGGCCACCCTGTGGTTCTGCGCCGAGGAGGACGTGGCGGCGGTGGTGTTCGCCAACGTCACCTCCGGGCCACCGATCGGTGAGGTGGCCGCTGACCTCGTGGACATCGTCGCGGAGGCCGAGCCCCGCATCCCGGAGCCCTGGCGCCCGCTGCCCGAGGTGGACGCGGAGCTGCTCGCGCTGACCGGCCCCTGGTACTGGGGTACGCGTCCCAACGTCCTGCGCCTGAACGCCGATCGCGGACTGGAACTCCGAGGCCTCCGCGGCGACGGCCGCGGCGCTCGGTTCACCGCCCGGCCGGACGGCACCTGGATCGGGCTGGACGGCTATTACGCGGGGGAGACGCTGCGGATCGTCCGGAACGACGACGGCAGCGTGAACCATCTGGACCTGGGTTCGTTCGTCTTCACTCGCGAACCGTACGATCCCGCGGCGGCCGTTCCGGGCGGAGTGGACGAGAACGGGTGGCGCGGACTGGGAAGTTGAGCGTCCTGTTTCACGTGAAACATGGCAGCGGACGGACGGCTCAGGCGGTCAACTCCCGCTCCAGCGGGGTGCGGAAGCGCGGTGTGATCCGCGCTTCCCCCACCCAGCCCGCCAGCCGGGATGCCTCTTCCTCGATAGCCGAGGCGGCATCCCGGCCGGTGTCGGTCAGGAGTCGCCAGACCGGTTCACCGTCGGCGCGTTGTGCCCAGCCTCCGACGATGCGGCCGTCCCACCACACCGTGGGGCCGATGTTGCCGGAGCGGTCGAAGAGGGCTGCCCGGTGTTCGGCGGGGAGGTGGAAGCCGCGGTCGGCCCAGCCCATCGCGCTCGGGTCGAGCGCGGGCAGCAGCGCCGCCCAGGGCTCCGGCGCCGGTTCGGACGCGGTGTCTCCGGGGGCGACCCAGGCGGCTGAGCCGTCGTCGAGCCGTACCTCCTCGGCTCCGACGGCGGC includes these proteins:
- a CDS encoding N-acyl homoserine lactonase family protein — encoded protein: MSNNTAVRRLDLGYFVRPASESGGPQPRVESVLAYLVRRDEGLILFDTGIGDAGPDTEAHYRPQRRELRRALAASGVSLSDVSLVVNCHLHFDHCGGNPLLGGRPILVQDVELAAARRGDYTVDELVDFPGATYEEISGEAEVWPGVWIIPTPGHTDGHQSLVVRQDDGTVILAGQAHDFASHFAADQLAHHAGLQGLEQPLPTYRPWLGRLLEFDPRRVLFAHDCSVWEPPC
- a CDS encoding Rid family hydrolase encodes the protein MARAITLIRSDSLSDVAEYAYAATAPAEARLIFLAGSCPLNEDGSTAAIGDYAGQAAKAIENMRTALAAAGASLQDVISTRVLVASARQEDLVTAWQVVRDSFADHDVPSTLMGVTVLGYKDQLVEIEAVAAVLD
- a CDS encoding dienelactone hydrolase family protein, which codes for MTTVTTRTVEYPADGLTMIGHLALPAGTDRAPAVLLGPEGLGLTDIQRRRADALAELGYVALAFDINGGRCFEDPQQMLAHVTPLLAAPDRMRDIGHAALDVLRAEPRTDPDRIAAIGYGTGGIIALELGRDGVGLRAIGTVNGLNTGRPGEAARIHCPVWAGVGSEDPIMSSAQRDAFTAEMQAAGVDWRLVVYGGALHAFHHPTVAHTVLPGVGHHPLHAGRAWRDVLDLLAECLPLGEPATAAGRSAA
- a CDS encoding serine hydrolase domain-containing protein, which encodes MTTPAEELLPATRRALLHRIATAQSDGRSPSVVAAVRRQGQTVWNGARTCVDGHAPDDDTQFRIGSLTKTFTAVLVLRLRDEGLLDLADPLEKHLTGTGLGEVTIHQLLGHSAGLGAESPAPWWERTPGSLRPELTDVLGEQTRMHTPGRRHHYSNPGYTVLGALIEAVRGASWAQVLKRELLEPLGMHRTSPGPEAPHAGGWAVHPWADAMLPEPAEDLGLMAPAGQLWSTTADLLRFAAFLAEGDDRVLCAASVAEMKAPSAPSDPGDWEGNYGLGLQVIHRKGRTLVGHTGSLPGFLATLWFCAEEDVAAVVFANVTSGPPIGEVAADLVDIVAEAEPRIPEPWRPLPEVDAELLALTGPWYWGTRPNVLRLNADRGLELRGLRGDGRGARFTARPDGTWIGLDGYYAGETLRIVRNDDGSVNHLDLGSFVFTREPYDPAAAVPGGVDENGWRGLGS